One Bacteroidota bacterium genomic window carries:
- a CDS encoding 2Fe-2S iron-sulfur cluster binding domain-containing protein, whose product MSTFYSLSVANINRETKDCVSIEFDVPEVVKEKFNYLPGQYLTLKLIVEGVEIRRSYSICSSDLLNEKLAVAVKKVKLGKGSGFINDTLKVGDKLEVMTPMGNFHSPLSKSNKKNYVLFAGGSGITPMMSILKSVLQIEPMSNIVLFYGNEDEASIIFKKQLDAIATSNKDRLKVVYILNKGGNELAAENKGIMNLEKNTYLLDKWIDLSGDNEYFICGPTGMMDGAVAALKEKKVDATRIHVEYFSAPVEEQKEVKELTIVESEATIICDGDEITVKLKPGETILEAALAAGLDAPYACQGGSCCTCRAKLTEGKVHMKVNYALLDKEVEEGFILTCQSQALSSKLVVDYDRGR is encoded by the coding sequence ATGTCAACATTTTATTCCTTATCCGTAGCCAATATTAATCGCGAAACCAAAGATTGTGTTTCAATTGAATTTGATGTTCCAGAAGTAGTAAAAGAAAAATTTAATTATTTGCCCGGGCAATACCTCACACTTAAATTAATTGTTGAAGGTGTTGAAATTCGCCGTTCCTATTCGATTTGCAGTTCTGATTTACTAAATGAGAAATTAGCAGTTGCTGTTAAAAAAGTAAAACTTGGAAAAGGTTCCGGATTTATTAATGATACCTTAAAAGTGGGCGATAAGTTGGAAGTTATGACACCTATGGGTAATTTCCATTCACCTTTGTCAAAATCCAATAAAAAAAATTATGTTCTTTTTGCAGGAGGAAGTGGTATTACACCAATGATGAGCATTTTGAAATCGGTATTGCAAATAGAACCTATGAGCAACATTGTTTTATTTTATGGTAACGAAGATGAAGCCTCTATAATTTTTAAAAAACAACTCGATGCAATAGCTACTTCAAATAAAGATCGTTTGAAGGTTGTTTATATTTTAAATAAAGGAGGGAATGAGTTGGCAGCGGAAAATAAAGGGATAATGAATCTCGAAAAGAATACCTATTTGCTTGATAAGTGGATTGATTTGTCGGGTGATAATGAATATTTCATATGTGGACCAACCGGAATGATGGACGGTGCTGTAGCTGCATTAAAAGAAAAGAAGGTGGATGCAACACGCATTCATGTTGAATATTTTTCAGCTCCTGTTGAAGAACAAAAGGAAGTAAAAGAGCTTACAATTGTTGAAAGTGAAGCCACCATTATTTGTGATGGAGACGAAATAACAGTAAAGTTAAAACCGGGAGAAACTATTTTGGAAGCAGCGTTGGCCGCAGGTTTGGATGCGCCTTACGCTTGCCAAGGGGGCTCTTGTTGTACTTGTCGAGCTAAATTAACCGAAGGCAAAGTGCATATGAAAGTAAATTATGCATTGCTTGATAAAGAAGTTGAAGAAGGCTTTATTTTGACATGTCAATCACAAGCATTGAGTTCAAAACTTGTGGTAGATTATGATCGGGGAAGATAA